From Halobacteriovorax sp. HLS, the proteins below share one genomic window:
- the dtd gene encoding D-aminoacyl-tRNA deacylase: MKIVVQRSKASSVKVGDSVVGSIKNGLVLLVCFEKDDTEIVLDKSIEKILALRIFPDENLKMNKNIIESSGEVLAISQFTLSWNGKKGNRPSFDNSMAPDMAEKLFIEFCERLKQSVTVETGAFGELMEVSITNDGPVTFHLDF; encoded by the coding sequence TTGAAGATTGTTGTTCAAAGATCAAAAGCATCTTCTGTAAAAGTAGGCGACTCTGTCGTAGGTTCAATAAAAAATGGGCTTGTGCTCTTAGTTTGTTTTGAAAAAGACGATACAGAAATAGTTCTTGATAAATCTATTGAGAAAATTTTGGCCCTTAGAATCTTTCCAGATGAAAATTTAAAGATGAATAAGAATATAATTGAATCAAGCGGAGAAGTTCTAGCAATTAGTCAATTTACACTCTCTTGGAATGGAAAAAAAGGCAATAGACCTAGTTTTGATAATTCTATGGCACCTGATATGGCCGAGAAGTTATTTATAGAGTTCTGTGAAAGGTTGAAGCAAAGTGTTACTGTAGAGACTGGGGCCTTCGGTGAACTAATGGAAGTTTCCATTACAAATGATGGCCCTGTTACATTTCATCTAGATTTTTAA
- a CDS encoding FHA domain-containing protein, producing MKVSGDVPFFYDTKKKSVTELVDGMVVGRNKDCDISVVDHRVSGMHFKVSIKANEVYVTDLESSNKTKLNGEVLEAKIETKISIKDHLKFGDQKFIFFYEAIDDFSVPEVTSTLQISSTADCADDLFKSSSLEVVGGVSLGGQKKTKVSELKSAKAKIDELEKQMALLVEEGDDLNSLKKSYDELTDKILNSKEQLSIAKYDNKEVIEKDLQNFEFSISELNESINEAKQKIESWNKQIAIINQSILQTKHLHIVFDDLKSFEEQEKELKAEIDSKNSMSIEQKKEAIKNEYEQAKENYKKLQENYSLALGGPKKNKAA from the coding sequence ATGAAAGTGTCAGGTGATGTCCCATTTTTTTACGATACAAAGAAGAAATCAGTAACAGAGCTAGTTGACGGAATGGTTGTAGGTCGAAATAAAGACTGTGACATTTCTGTTGTAGATCATAGAGTTAGTGGTATGCACTTTAAGGTATCTATTAAGGCCAATGAAGTCTATGTCACTGACCTAGAATCTTCTAATAAGACTAAGTTAAATGGTGAAGTTCTTGAAGCAAAAATCGAGACAAAAATTTCAATAAAAGATCATCTAAAGTTTGGAGATCAGAAATTTATTTTCTTCTATGAAGCTATTGATGACTTTAGTGTTCCTGAAGTGACCTCAACTTTACAGATAAGTTCAACTGCCGATTGCGCAGACGATCTTTTTAAGTCTAGTTCCCTTGAAGTTGTAGGTGGAGTTTCTTTGGGAGGCCAAAAGAAGACTAAGGTTTCTGAACTTAAAAGTGCTAAAGCTAAAATTGATGAACTCGAAAAACAGATGGCACTTCTTGTAGAAGAAGGGGATGATTTAAATAGTCTTAAGAAAAGTTATGATGAACTAACAGATAAGATTTTAAATTCAAAAGAGCAATTAAGTATCGCCAAGTATGACAATAAAGAGGTTATCGAAAAAGATCTACAAAATTTTGAATTCTCTATAAGTGAATTAAATGAGTCTATTAATGAGGCTAAGCAAAAGATAGAAAGTTGGAATAAGCAAATTGCCATAATTAATCAAAGTATTTTGCAAACCAAACACTTACATATAGTTTTTGATGACTTAAAAAGTTTCGAAGAGCAAGAAAAAGAGCTCAAAGCTGAAATCGACTCGAAGAACTCCATGTCCATAGAGCAGAAAAAAGAAGCAATTAAAAACGAGTATGAGCAAGCAAAAGAAAATTATAAAAAACTTCAAGAAAATTATTCTCTAGCTCTTGGCGGTCCTAAGAAGAATAAGGCCGCATAA
- a CDS encoding FecR domain-containing protein, whose protein sequence is MSFAIKSLLLLVFASHIFAATGPIGSVTKLKGEISLTRNQEIKTVNKQSEIFEKDIIETSKSSFIKILFKDKTTLLIGPTSKIIVEKFPASTAGIINLMKGSFRVKVNKKVPNEDSILFKTNQVSLAIRGTEFLTNTYLVKAKSVTDTALLEGVIDTTVTNIKPFTLEAGQVFNTSQLAAGGALGELSQEQLELLLKNEDLFLPKIQNLDGSFNDINDSIKSISSQLSPPTSILPATALAGAALGVLLTSDNEQKKKTETPIPTKVSKKDEELDLKKLPWSIRDAILKDKEYKKENICFYWFFKRIPGGGEEELFRRERDCEEYEYEL, encoded by the coding sequence GTGAGCTTTGCTATTAAGAGTTTATTATTACTTGTATTTGCGTCTCATATATTTGCGGCGACTGGACCTATAGGCAGTGTTACGAAGTTAAAGGGAGAGATCTCTCTAACCCGAAATCAAGAAATAAAGACTGTGAATAAACAATCTGAAATATTTGAAAAAGATATCATAGAAACTTCTAAGAGCTCATTTATTAAAATACTATTTAAAGATAAGACTACTCTCCTAATTGGTCCAACAAGTAAAATCATTGTTGAAAAGTTTCCTGCGAGTACGGCCGGAATCATTAACTTGATGAAAGGAAGCTTTAGAGTAAAAGTTAATAAGAAAGTCCCGAATGAAGACTCGATATTATTTAAAACGAATCAAGTGAGTCTTGCCATAAGAGGTACCGAGTTTTTGACGAATACTTATTTAGTAAAAGCAAAGAGCGTCACTGACACTGCACTATTAGAGGGTGTCATAGACACAACAGTTACTAATATCAAACCATTCACCCTTGAGGCTGGACAAGTTTTCAATACCTCTCAATTGGCAGCTGGTGGAGCTCTAGGTGAACTTAGTCAAGAACAGCTAGAGCTTTTATTAAAAAATGAAGATTTATTTCTTCCAAAGATTCAAAATTTAGACGGTAGTTTTAATGATATTAATGACTCCATTAAATCAATCAGTAGTCAGCTCTCCCCCCCTACAAGTATATTACCGGCTACGGCCTTGGCGGGCGCTGCGCTCGGAGTACTCTTAACTAGTGATAATGAACAAAAGAAAAAAACTGAGACTCCCATCCCAACAAAAGTTTCCAAGAAAGATGAAGAGCTTGATCTCAAAAAACTTCCTTGGAGTATCAGAGATGCGATTCTAAAGGATAAAGAGTACAAGAAAGAGAATATTTGTTTCTATTGGTTTTTTAAGAGGATTCCAGGTGGAGGTGAAGAAGAGCTCTTTAGAAGAGAGAGAGATTGTGAGGAGTATGAATATGAATTATAA
- a CDS encoding ABC transporter ATP-binding protein yields the protein MTFLKVDNIFKSYDTKSIAVVDHISFEVKKNEIISIIGPSGTGKSTIVKIIAGLLEFEKGEVTFLDKRLVSTQEKNTDLLKKISYVPQELSLDSTLSVFQNIGKNLDEENEEKRHHRIRDMIEVFGLQYKDEKFPHELSTGQKGRVEMAKALVTQPRLLILDEPFANLDKVLRNELKEELVEILRERSISALIVTHDLEDAFSHSDKILVLNEGRVKQFSTARDIYLKPVDAWVAKFSGSVNLMAGKIIDKTDEHFIHENKLGIFPILNVESGLRVGDFAYMLIRPENVHIDQQSPLRGKIKRLTHLGAFHEAWLQVGGIEKFRMIVANSEVSSLKKSISFTVDASQSSLIKI from the coding sequence ATGACATTTCTTAAAGTCGACAATATTTTCAAAAGTTATGACACGAAGTCTATTGCTGTTGTGGATCACATTAGTTTTGAAGTGAAGAAGAATGAGATTATTAGTATCATTGGCCCTAGTGGAACGGGAAAAAGTACTATCGTAAAAATTATCGCAGGACTACTGGAGTTTGAAAAAGGAGAAGTTACTTTCCTAGACAAGCGACTAGTAAGTACGCAAGAGAAGAATACAGATTTGTTAAAGAAAATCTCCTATGTTCCACAGGAACTATCTCTCGATTCAACACTTAGTGTTTTCCAAAATATTGGAAAGAATCTAGATGAGGAGAATGAGGAAAAGCGCCACCATAGAATAAGAGATATGATTGAGGTGTTCGGCCTTCAATATAAAGACGAAAAATTTCCTCATGAACTCTCTACCGGACAGAAGGGGAGAGTTGAAATGGCTAAGGCCTTAGTTACACAACCAAGGCTTCTCATCTTAGATGAACCTTTTGCTAATCTTGATAAAGTCCTCAGAAATGAATTAAAAGAAGAGTTAGTTGAAATATTAAGGGAAAGAAGTATTTCAGCTCTTATTGTTACCCATGACCTAGAGGATGCCTTTTCACATTCTGATAAAATACTTGTTCTCAACGAAGGTCGAGTTAAGCAGTTCTCTACAGCTCGAGATATTTATCTAAAACCAGTAGACGCTTGGGTGGCCAAGTTTTCTGGTAGTGTTAATCTCATGGCAGGAAAGATTATTGATAAAACTGATGAGCATTTTATTCATGAAAATAAGCTAGGTATATTTCCTATTCTAAACGTGGAGAGCGGCCTTAGAGTAGGAGACTTCGCGTATATGTTGATTAGACCAGAAAATGTTCATATTGATCAACAATCGCCTTTAAGAGGTAAAATTAAGCGTTTGACTCATCTTGGTGCCTTTCATGAAGCTTGGCTACAGGTCGGTGGTATTGAGAAATTTAGAATGATTGTTGCAAACTCGGAGGTTAGCTCTCTTAAAAAGAGTATTAGCTTTACTGTTGATGCGTCGCAGAGTTCGTTGATTAAAATATAA
- a CDS encoding YbaK/EbsC family protein — translation MELKARIIQFLKQNSIPFTIREHEAASTCEDSARLRGEDLAIGGKTLLFKDKVGFKLFVISAKLQVDSNKVRKILNSSKLRFATAGELMDLCSVEKGALPPLGRPVQDFDLFIDESIKANDKIAFNAGLLTTSIILKTEDYLKVVDGQFCEFSRTDNL, via the coding sequence ATGGAACTCAAGGCCCGTATAATTCAATTTCTTAAGCAAAATTCGATTCCGTTTACAATTCGAGAGCATGAAGCTGCGAGCACTTGTGAAGACTCTGCTAGACTTCGCGGAGAAGATCTTGCCATTGGTGGGAAGACTCTTCTTTTTAAAGATAAGGTGGGCTTCAAACTTTTCGTGATTTCTGCTAAGCTTCAAGTTGACTCGAATAAGGTTAGAAAGATTCTAAACTCTAGTAAGCTAAGGTTTGCAACAGCTGGGGAGTTAATGGATCTGTGTAGTGTTGAAAAGGGTGCTCTTCCTCCTTTGGGAAGACCTGTTCAAGATTTCGATTTATTTATTGATGAGTCTATTAAAGCAAACGATAAAATTGCTTTTAATGCTGGTCTATTAACAACTTCAATTATATTAAAGACTGAGGATTATCTCAAAGTTGTAGATGGTCAATTCTGTGAATTTTCGAGGACAGATAATTTATGA
- a CDS encoding response regulator, whose translation METFKVLIADDETEIREILENEVSSVFEGENIEFFFAADGLEAVDLIKEHGPDLVLTDMKMPRMNGVDLIRYTRQIKKEPIIIMISAFGDRETLVNTMRLGAFDFFEKPFSEDQLKICLLRVKNFIQFKRTMFNQIKLFLQDENVREETIEQVFEFVNSISKERYTSVGESFIKGSIDFDLNLD comes from the coding sequence ATGGAAACTTTTAAAGTATTAATTGCAGATGATGAAACGGAAATTAGAGAGATTCTTGAGAACGAAGTAAGTAGTGTTTTCGAAGGAGAAAATATTGAATTCTTCTTTGCTGCGGATGGTTTAGAGGCAGTTGATTTAATCAAAGAGCATGGACCAGATTTAGTACTTACAGATATGAAGATGCCCAGAATGAATGGAGTTGATCTCATTAGGTACACTCGTCAGATAAAGAAAGAGCCAATTATCATTATGATCTCAGCTTTTGGTGATCGTGAAACTCTTGTTAATACTATGAGGCTCGGGGCTTTTGATTTCTTTGAAAAGCCTTTTAGTGAAGATCAGTTAAAGATCTGCCTTTTAAGAGTAAAGAACTTTATTCAATTTAAAAGAACAATGTTTAATCAAATAAAACTATTTTTACAAGATGAGAATGTTAGAGAAGAAACTATTGAACAAGTTTTCGAATTTGTTAATTCAATCTCCAAAGAACGTTATACTTCTGTAGGAGAGAGCTTCATCAAAGGATCAATTGATTTTGATCTCAACTTAGACTGA
- a CDS encoding 1,4-dihydroxy-2-naphthoyl-CoA synthase, giving the protein MVSDIFDPTLWTEVEGFNFKDITYHRAKGQGTVRIAFNRPEVRNAFRPQTVDELYQALDHSRMTSDVGTVLITGNGPSPKDGGWAFCAGGDQRIRGKDGYQYVGDEGQKDPARLGRLHILEVQRLIRFMPKVVIAVVPGWAVGGGHSLHVVCDMTIASEEHAVFKQTDPDVGSFDSGYGSAYLARQCGQKRAREIFFLGLNYSAQEAFDMGMINKVVPHKDLEKVALEWGALINSKSPTAMRMLKFGFNLLDDGLVGQQLFAGEATRLAYGTEEAKEGRDAFLEKRDQDFSSFPYHF; this is encoded by the coding sequence ATGGTTTCTGATATATTTGACCCGACATTATGGACTGAAGTTGAAGGCTTTAACTTCAAAGACATCACTTATCACCGAGCAAAAGGGCAAGGTACAGTGAGAATAGCATTTAATCGACCTGAGGTTAGAAATGCATTTAGACCACAAACGGTAGATGAACTATACCAGGCCCTAGATCATTCTAGAATGACATCTGATGTCGGAACAGTACTTATCACAGGAAATGGTCCTTCTCCTAAAGATGGCGGCTGGGCATTTTGTGCAGGAGGGGACCAGAGAATACGTGGAAAAGATGGTTACCAATACGTCGGAGACGAAGGACAGAAAGATCCTGCGAGACTTGGCAGACTGCATATCCTTGAAGTTCAAAGGTTAATTCGCTTTATGCCAAAGGTAGTAATTGCTGTTGTTCCAGGTTGGGCCGTTGGTGGAGGTCATTCGCTCCATGTTGTTTGCGATATGACTATTGCCAGTGAAGAGCACGCAGTATTCAAACAAACAGACCCAGACGTAGGAAGCTTTGATTCAGGCTACGGTTCGGCCTACCTCGCTAGACAGTGTGGACAAAAACGTGCCCGCGAAATCTTCTTTCTAGGTCTAAACTACTCTGCACAAGAGGCCTTTGATATGGGAATGATAAATAAGGTCGTGCCTCACAAAGACTTGGAGAAAGTGGCGCTTGAGTGGGGAGCTTTAATTAACTCTAAATCTCCAACGGCAATGAGAATGTTAAAGTTTGGCTTCAACTTACTCGATGACGGCCTAGTTGGTCAGCAACTATTTGCTGGAGAGGCCACAAGACTTGCTTATGGAACTGAAGAGGCCAAAGAAGGACGTGATGCTTTTCTAGAAAAAAGAGATCAGGACTTCTCTAGCTTTCCATACCACTTCTAG
- a CDS encoding serine protease, which yields MKILTIAIGLTLSIHAQSSDRFKVIYGEDDRFEPYEVENGALQNASKAVAAIISNYSLVTYPDSYELAAIDYGDSARFCEGVPYRGQPKAARCSSFLIGKDIVVTAGHCLKTQWDCQTSSFVFDFRSDLLGEKFEPMNRYRIKKTNVYGCEEILERKLNSQTKEDWAIIKLKRPVTDREFLQTRKFGKVTTREKLALIGFPSGIPMKIATNGKLRKDDHENFFVAEIDAFHVNSGSPVINEITMDVEGILVRGEKDYQHNGFCEDLKICESGRCRGEDVTKILTLPISKYIQQN from the coding sequence ATGAAAATTCTCACCATAGCTATTGGCCTAACTCTTTCTATCCACGCCCAGTCGTCTGATCGTTTCAAGGTTATTTATGGTGAAGATGATAGATTTGAGCCCTATGAAGTCGAAAATGGTGCTCTTCAAAATGCATCAAAGGCCGTGGCCGCAATTATTTCAAATTACTCACTAGTTACATATCCAGATAGTTATGAATTGGCCGCCATAGACTACGGAGACTCAGCGAGGTTTTGCGAAGGTGTACCATACAGAGGTCAGCCTAAGGCCGCACGCTGCTCTTCGTTTTTAATCGGCAAAGATATTGTTGTTACAGCTGGACACTGCCTAAAGACACAATGGGACTGTCAAACGAGCTCATTTGTCTTTGACTTTAGATCCGACCTATTAGGTGAGAAATTTGAACCAATGAATAGATACAGAATAAAGAAAACAAATGTCTATGGTTGTGAAGAAATCCTAGAGAGAAAACTCAATTCTCAAACAAAAGAAGATTGGGCAATAATAAAATTAAAGAGACCCGTCACTGACCGTGAGTTTCTACAGACTAGAAAATTTGGAAAAGTTACCACAAGAGAGAAACTAGCATTAATTGGCTTTCCTTCAGGTATCCCAATGAAAATTGCGACAAATGGGAAACTTAGAAAGGATGATCATGAAAACTTCTTCGTCGCTGAGATCGATGCTTTTCATGTTAACTCAGGATCTCCTGTCATAAATGAAATTACAATGGATGTAGAAGGAATTCTAGTCCGTGGAGAGAAAGATTATCAACACAATGGTTTCTGCGAAGATCTGAAGATTTGCGAATCAGGAAGGTGCAGAGGAGAAGACGTAACTAAAATACTTACTCTTCCTATCTCTAAATATATTCAGCAAAATTAA
- a CDS encoding acylphosphatase — MIRKLRKGNLNMIEASFEIFGKVQGVMFRKTLIRACHNRSLEAGATNDRLNLKRVTFSVIGEESEVEKLCNDLLSLSELNSWGASATALNKLGDFVKIDNHEVTTRNFQQIKFSNSVEFFL; from the coding sequence ATGATTAGAAAACTTCGTAAAGGTAATTTGAATATGATTGAAGCTTCATTTGAAATTTTTGGAAAAGTGCAGGGTGTAATGTTTAGAAAAACTCTCATAAGAGCGTGCCACAATAGATCTCTTGAGGCCGGAGCTACTAATGATCGTTTAAATCTCAAAAGAGTTACCTTTAGTGTGATTGGTGAAGAAAGTGAAGTAGAAAAGCTCTGTAATGATCTTCTGTCTTTGAGCGAACTAAACTCTTGGGGAGCAAGTGCAACTGCTCTAAATAAGCTCGGAGACTTTGTTAAGATAGATAATCATGAAGTGACGACAAGAAACTTTCAGCAGATCAAATTTTCAAATAGCGTAGAGTTTTTCTTATAA
- the ung gene encoding uracil-DNA glycosylase: MKLSKLKLNSSWTKFLKQEFNKEYMKELEVFLNHQIKAGKTIYPKEENIFAALNATPLDKVKVVILGQDPYHGENQAHGLSFSVNKGVKIPPSLRNIYQELHDDLSIPIANHGNLENWAKGGVLLLNNVLTVEKANAGSHQKKGWEIFTDKIIKVINEQRSDIVFLLWGAPAQKKAKKVDSKKHFILTSPHPSPLSSYRGWFGSKHFSKCNTYLKSKGMPEVDWSTN; this comes from the coding sequence ATGAAATTATCTAAATTAAAATTGAATTCAAGTTGGACTAAATTTCTCAAACAAGAATTTAATAAAGAATATATGAAAGAGCTTGAGGTTTTTCTTAATCATCAAATAAAAGCAGGTAAGACGATTTATCCCAAAGAGGAAAATATCTTCGCAGCTCTTAATGCAACACCACTAGATAAAGTAAAAGTTGTTATACTTGGACAAGACCCTTACCACGGAGAGAATCAGGCCCATGGGCTTAGCTTTTCTGTAAATAAAGGAGTGAAAATACCACCTTCACTTCGAAATATTTACCAAGAGCTCCACGACGACCTTTCTATTCCTATAGCAAATCATGGGAACTTAGAAAATTGGGCAAAGGGTGGAGTTCTCCTTCTCAATAATGTTTTAACTGTTGAGAAAGCTAATGCAGGCTCTCATCAGAAAAAAGGTTGGGAAATCTTCACTGACAAAATCATCAAAGTCATTAATGAGCAAAGAAGTGATATTGTTTTTCTCCTCTGGGGAGCTCCAGCTCAAAAAAAGGCAAAGAAGGTTGATTCAAAAAAGCACTTTATTCTAACCTCTCCTCACCCATCACCACTTTCTTCATATCGAGGGTGGTTTGGATCTAAGCATTTTTCAAAATGTAACACCTACTTAAAATCCAAAGGAATGCCTGAAGTTGATTGGTCCACTAATTAG
- a CDS encoding M48 family metalloprotease yields the protein MLNKEKFKFYLENLYRQKLLYLLALALIMGFLGLIFFKNFIFALIFIGAPIIISTVIKLSKTVALSSFGAVELEQYKYPQVYEIIRELSYLSHLDHVPELYLIPGEVPNALAVGEDDSAGIGISEGLLRTLSHAELRGVLAHEVSHIRNRDHKVLKVIHIAYSMSSFISFSVNIILILSLPLILTGRVQFSGILILFVLLCPNLIQLLALAFMRNTELKADLCAVELTEEPEALASALLKINKFQKSRMKQFFIHKTHHRDHWLDTHPSPIRRIKRLNKLAAPN from the coding sequence TTGTTAAACAAAGAAAAGTTCAAATTTTATTTAGAAAATCTATATAGACAGAAGTTACTCTACCTCTTAGCCCTTGCGTTAATTATGGGTTTCTTAGGGTTAATTTTCTTTAAGAACTTTATTTTTGCTCTCATATTTATTGGCGCACCTATTATTATTTCTACAGTTATAAAGCTTAGTAAGACTGTCGCTCTTTCTTCTTTTGGAGCGGTTGAACTTGAACAATACAAATATCCACAGGTGTATGAAATCATACGAGAGCTTTCCTACCTCTCTCATTTAGATCATGTACCAGAGCTGTATCTGATTCCAGGTGAAGTTCCAAATGCTCTGGCAGTTGGAGAAGATGATTCAGCGGGAATTGGAATTAGTGAAGGTCTACTGAGAACCCTAAGTCATGCTGAACTTAGAGGAGTCTTGGCCCATGAGGTATCACATATAAGAAATAGAGACCATAAGGTCTTAAAAGTCATTCACATCGCTTATTCAATGAGTAGCTTTATAAGCTTTAGTGTAAATATCATTCTTATTTTATCTCTACCTTTAATTTTAACTGGTCGTGTTCAATTTTCAGGTATTCTCATTTTATTTGTTCTTCTATGTCCTAACTTAATTCAACTTTTGGCCTTGGCCTTTATGAGAAATACTGAATTAAAAGCAGACCTCTGCGCGGTAGAACTAACAGAAGAGCCTGAAGCTTTAGCAAGTGCTCTTTTGAAAATTAACAAATTTCAAAAAAGTCGAATGAAACAATTCTTTATTCATAAAACTCATCATCGTGATCACTGGCTCGATACTCATCCAAGTCCTATTAGAAGAATTAAGCGTCTAAATAAATTGGCAGCGCCTAATTAG
- a CDS encoding ATP-binding cassette domain-containing protein yields the protein MIKTNKLKKSFKSYKKSPGFLGSIKSLYSRDYVIKDAVSNFDLDIPKGQIVGLLGPNGAGKTTLMKMFTGIIVPSSGELNVLGHDPSQRDKEFRKKIALVMGQKSQLWWDIPAMDSFHLLQKYYEIPKLEFDKKIEHMSKLLGVTELLHIHVRKLSLGERMKMELMASLLHSPEVIFLDEPTIGLDLVAQENIRAFIKDYHRKNNCTIILTSHYMTDVNDLCSRIVLILGGKKAYDGKIEDFEKILGTEKRVSFQFNDSISNEQKEFLAKYKSSWISDHSVELLIAEEELREVSAKIISQYPVSEFNTDILPIEKVMKSLMNNPEILCNE from the coding sequence ATGATTAAGACAAATAAATTAAAGAAGAGCTTTAAAAGCTATAAGAAATCTCCAGGGTTTCTTGGTTCGATAAAATCCCTATATTCAAGAGATTATGTGATCAAGGATGCTGTCTCAAACTTTGATCTAGATATTCCAAAAGGCCAAATTGTCGGACTACTTGGTCCAAATGGTGCAGGTAAAACGACACTGATGAAAATGTTTACGGGCATTATCGTACCTAGCTCAGGGGAGTTAAATGTCTTAGGCCATGATCCATCTCAAAGAGACAAAGAGTTTAGAAAGAAAATTGCTCTTGTGATGGGACAAAAGTCTCAACTTTGGTGGGATATTCCTGCAATGGACTCTTTTCATTTATTACAGAAGTACTATGAAATTCCAAAGCTAGAATTCGATAAGAAAATTGAACATATGAGTAAGCTCCTTGGCGTGACAGAACTCCTCCATATACATGTTAGAAAGCTGTCTCTAGGAGAGAGAATGAAGATGGAGCTCATGGCATCACTACTACATTCTCCAGAAGTCATTTTTTTAGATGAGCCTACTATTGGTCTTGATTTAGTTGCTCAAGAAAATATCAGGGCCTTTATTAAGGATTATCACCGAAAGAACAACTGCACTATTATTTTAACTTCGCACTATATGACTGATGTTAACGATCTTTGCTCAAGAATTGTTCTCATTCTTGGTGGAAAGAAGGCCTATGACGGTAAAATTGAAGATTTTGAAAAGATATTAGGTACTGAAAAAAGAGTTTCATTTCAATTCAACGATAGTATTTCAAATGAGCAGAAAGAATTTCTAGCAAAGTATAAGTCCAGTTGGATATCAGATCATAGTGTTGAACTACTGATTGCCGAAGAAGAGCTTAGAGAAGTGAGTGCCAAGATCATATCTCAATATCCAGTCAGTGAATTCAACACCGATATTTTACCTATTGAAAAAGTAATGAAAAGTCTAATGAACAACCCTGAGATACTTTGCAATGAATAA
- a CDS encoding ABC-2 family transporter protein encodes MNNFSKWIQTMKISWSQLTAYRLNFFLQVIGPSIVFFFIKYNLWSSIYAGDQEQLISGYNFKQMITYHSWNLIVSLIAGGYASHNLAEDIRLGRISSYLIYPFNFWEFHTASFLSFQLLQTFISFVTIGMIALIGIIELPSFSFLFQGYVFCFIVSLMWFTLQYLTGILSFWLEETWILRVILQITAAFLSGAILPLELYPKWFVDILNYTPFPYLSYYPIKVFTGEFSLFSSAPLVIIGWMAIFILINKFIWNRGMKLYTAAGM; translated from the coding sequence ATGAATAATTTCTCAAAGTGGATTCAGACAATGAAAATAAGCTGGTCACAGTTAACAGCTTATAGACTCAATTTCTTTTTGCAAGTAATTGGACCTTCTATTGTATTCTTCTTCATCAAGTATAATTTATGGTCGTCCATTTATGCTGGAGATCAAGAACAACTCATTAGTGGATACAACTTCAAACAAATGATTACTTATCACTCATGGAACTTAATTGTTTCATTAATTGCGGGAGGATATGCCTCTCATAATCTTGCTGAAGATATAAGATTAGGTCGAATATCGAGTTATCTCATCTATCCTTTTAACTTTTGGGAATTTCACACCGCTTCATTCTTATCATTTCAATTACTGCAAACCTTTATATCATTTGTGACAATTGGTATGATTGCTCTAATAGGGATAATAGAGCTACCTTCATTTAGTTTCCTATTCCAAGGATATGTATTTTGTTTTATCGTAAGTCTCATGTGGTTTACACTCCAGTACCTAACAGGGATCCTATCCTTTTGGTTAGAAGAAACATGGATTTTACGAGTTATTCTTCAAATTACAGCGGCATTTCTTTCTGGAGCAATTCTACCTCTAGAGTTGTACCCTAAGTGGTTCGTTGATATTTTAAACTACACACCTTTTCCTTACTTGAGCTACTACCCTATTAAAGTTTTTACAGGGGAATTTTCACTATTTAGTTCGGCTCCATTAGTCATAATAGGCTGGATGGCAATCTTTATATTAATAAATAAATTCATCTGGAATCGTGGAATGAAGCTTTATACTGCGGCAGGAATGTAA